A single Pseudomonas sp. DC1.2 DNA region contains:
- a CDS encoding VOC family protein, producing the protein MFVRSTLVPELMVTDILKSLHFWTALIGFNIAYERPEEGFAYLDQNGAQLMLEQYNSNIGQWLTAKLEAPFGRGINFQITVDSVEPILHRLAEAEWPLYRSSADAWYRAGAVEVGQREFLVKDPDGYLVRLVESLGERPCLST; encoded by the coding sequence ATGTTTGTACGGAGCACGTTGGTTCCTGAGTTGATGGTTACCGATATTCTGAAAAGTCTGCATTTCTGGACGGCACTGATCGGTTTCAACATCGCTTACGAGCGCCCTGAAGAGGGATTTGCCTACCTTGATCAAAACGGCGCTCAACTCATGCTTGAGCAATACAACTCGAACATAGGCCAATGGCTGACGGCTAAGCTGGAGGCACCGTTTGGCCGAGGTATCAACTTTCAGATCACAGTCGATTCAGTCGAACCAATCCTCCATCGGCTGGCCGAAGCTGAATGGCCGCTGTATCGCTCCAGTGCTGATGCCTGGTATCGCGCGGGCGCGGTGGAGGTCGGGCAGCGTGAGTTTTTGGTGAAAGACCCGGACGGTTATCTGGTTCGGTTGGTGGAAAGCCTGGGGGAACGACCTTGTTTGAGCACATAG
- a CDS encoding DedA family protein, with translation MFEHIDFNYLLATYGYWAVFFGCLLEGETILILAGMAAHQHLLHLWTVIAWASLGGMLGDQLLFWVGRYFGARLLPRLQRKQAAIDRVTGLIQRYPSISVFAVRFLYGMRLVGPVVIGASGLSPLRFSLLNALGAVVWATIFASAGYWAGLALEGLLGNLKPYRLPIALGVLVLGAMIALIRHWRAKKKARHAE, from the coding sequence TTGTTTGAGCACATAGACTTCAATTATTTACTCGCAACCTACGGCTATTGGGCGGTGTTCTTTGGCTGCCTGTTGGAAGGCGAAACCATCCTCATACTGGCGGGCATGGCGGCGCACCAACACCTGCTGCACCTGTGGACGGTGATTGCCTGGGCCAGCCTGGGTGGAATGCTGGGGGATCAGTTGTTGTTCTGGGTCGGACGTTACTTCGGCGCACGGCTGTTACCGCGCTTACAACGCAAACAAGCGGCCATCGACCGCGTGACCGGACTAATCCAGCGCTACCCGTCAATCTCGGTCTTTGCCGTGCGCTTTCTGTACGGCATGCGCCTGGTGGGGCCGGTGGTAATCGGCGCCAGCGGCCTGTCGCCGCTACGGTTCAGTCTATTGAACGCGCTGGGGGCGGTGGTCTGGGCCACGATATTCGCCAGCGCCGGTTACTGGGCCGGGCTTGCGCTGGAGGGCTTGTTGGGAAATCTCAAACCTTACCGATTGCCGATTGCCCTCGGGGTTTTGGTGCTCGGCGCGATGATTGCGCTGATTCGGCACTGGCGGGCGAAAAAGAAAGCGCGTCATGCTGAGTAA
- a CDS encoding aspartate aminotransferase family protein, whose product MTAACLMSTYQPLALSFKKGLGTRLWDQAGREYLDAVAGVAVTNVGHSHPKIVAAISEQAALLLHTSNLYSIDWQQQLAQKLTQLSGMDRAFFNNSGAEANETALKLARLYGWHKGIEQPLVVVMENAFHGRTLGTLSASDGPAVRLGFSELPGGVVKVPFGDLAALDKVRQAHGQRIVAILMEPIQGESGVQLAPPGYLRALRELCNRHAWLLMLDEIQTGIGRTGQWFAFQHEGIVPDVMTLAKGLGNGIPIGACLARGKASELFTPGSHGSTFGGNPLACRVGCTVLEIIEEQGLLKNASVQGALLLARLCIELAGHPNVLAIRGQGLMIGIELKQPIRDLTLITARDHGLLINVTRGKTIRLLPPLTIDEREVEMIVRGICRSLSTV is encoded by the coding sequence ATGACCGCCGCCTGCCTGATGAGCACTTACCAACCCTTGGCGTTGAGTTTCAAGAAAGGCCTGGGCACTCGCCTTTGGGACCAGGCGGGTCGCGAGTACCTGGATGCCGTGGCCGGTGTGGCCGTGACCAACGTCGGCCACTCTCACCCCAAAATTGTCGCCGCCATCAGCGAGCAGGCGGCGCTGTTACTGCACACGTCCAACCTCTACAGCATCGACTGGCAACAGCAGCTTGCGCAGAAGTTGACGCAACTGTCGGGCATGGATCGTGCGTTTTTCAACAACTCTGGTGCTGAAGCCAACGAGACAGCCTTGAAACTGGCGCGGCTTTACGGCTGGCACAAAGGCATTGAGCAGCCGCTGGTGGTGGTGATGGAAAACGCCTTTCACGGTCGCACGCTGGGAACCTTGTCGGCCAGTGATGGCCCTGCGGTCCGTCTGGGGTTCAGTGAGCTGCCGGGGGGGGTCGTCAAAGTACCGTTTGGCGATCTCGCGGCGCTGGACAAGGTCCGGCAAGCCCACGGCCAGAGGATTGTGGCGATTCTGATGGAGCCGATTCAGGGTGAAAGCGGTGTGCAACTGGCACCACCCGGTTACCTAAGAGCACTGCGCGAGCTCTGCAACCGGCACGCTTGGCTGTTGATGCTCGACGAAATTCAGACCGGCATCGGCCGTACCGGTCAATGGTTTGCCTTTCAGCACGAAGGCATCGTTCCAGACGTCATGACCTTGGCCAAAGGTCTTGGCAACGGCATCCCCATTGGCGCCTGTCTGGCCAGGGGCAAAGCCAGCGAGCTGTTTACCCCCGGCAGCCATGGCAGCACGTTTGGTGGTAATCCATTGGCCTGTCGGGTCGGTTGCACGGTGCTGGAGATCATTGAGGAACAAGGCCTGCTGAAAAACGCCAGTGTCCAGGGGGCGCTGTTGCTCGCCAGGTTGTGCATCGAACTGGCCGGTCATCCGAACGTGCTGGCGATTCGTGGACAGGGTTTGATGATCGGTATCGAACTCAAGCAGCCGATCCGCGACTTGACCCTCATCACCGCGCGGGATCACGGCTTGCTCATCAACGTCACACGTGGCAAAACCATTCGTCTGCTGCCGCCGCTGACGATTGATGAGCGGGAGGTGGAGATGATTGTCAGAGGCATTTGCCGGTCGTTGAGCACGGTCTGA
- the queA gene encoding tRNA preQ1(34) S-adenosylmethionine ribosyltransferase-isomerase QueA, producing the protein MRVADFTFELPDSLIARHPLAERRGSRLLTLDGVSGALAHRQFIDLLEHLRPGDLMVFNNTRVIPARLFGQKASGGKLEILVERVLDSHRVLAHVRSSKSPKPGSKILIDGGGEAEMLARHDALFELGFAEEVLPLLDRVGHMPLPPYIDRPDEGADRERYQTVYAERLGAVAAPTAGLHFDQPLLEAIAAKGVDTTFVTLHVGAGTFQPVRVENIEDHHMHSEWLEVSQDVVDAVAACRARGGRVVAVGTTSVRSLESAARDGVLKPFSGDTDIFIYPGRPFHVVDALVTNFHLPESTLLMLVSAFAGYPEAMAAYKAAIEHGYRFFSYGDAMFITRNPAPRGPEETV; encoded by the coding sequence ATGCGCGTTGCTGACTTTACTTTCGAACTCCCTGATTCGCTGATCGCTCGCCACCCTTTGGCTGAGCGTCGCGGTAGCCGCCTGTTGACCCTTGATGGGGTCAGCGGCGCCCTGGCACACCGTCAATTTATTGATTTACTCGAGCATTTACGCCCGGGCGACTTGATGGTGTTTAACAATACCCGGGTGATTCCGGCACGGCTGTTTGGCCAGAAAGCTTCCGGCGGCAAGTTGGAGATTCTGGTGGAGCGGGTGCTCGACAGTCATCGCGTGCTGGCCCATGTGCGCTCCAGTAAGTCGCCCAAGCCTGGGTCGAAGATCCTCATCGACGGCGGTGGCGAAGCTGAAATGCTCGCGCGTCACGATGCGTTGTTCGAGTTGGGGTTCGCCGAAGAGGTGTTGCCTCTACTTGATCGTGTCGGTCACATGCCGTTGCCTCCTTACATAGATCGACCGGATGAAGGCGCGGACCGTGAGCGTTATCAGACTGTGTACGCCGAGCGCCTGGGTGCTGTAGCCGCGCCGACGGCGGGGCTACATTTTGATCAGCCTCTGCTCGAAGCTATCGCCGCCAAAGGCGTCGACACTACGTTCGTGACGCTTCACGTGGGGGCCGGCACGTTTCAGCCAGTACGCGTCGAAAACATCGAAGATCACCACATGCACAGCGAATGGCTTGAAGTCAGCCAGGACGTGGTGGATGCGGTTGCCGCATGCCGTGCGCGCGGTGGGCGGGTGGTGGCCGTGGGGACCACCAGCGTGCGCTCTCTCGAAAGTGCTGCCCGCGACGGCGTGCTAAAGCCTTTCAGTGGCGACACCGATATCTTTATCTACCCAGGCCGGCCGTTTCATGTGGTCGATGCCCTGGTCACCAACTTCCATTTACCTGAATCCACATTGTTGATGCTGGTTTCGGCGTTCGCCGGTTATCCCGAAGCCATGGCGGCCTACAAGGCTGCTATCGAGCATGGTTACCGCTTTTTCAGCTACGGTGATGCGATGTTTATCACCCGTAACCCGGCGCCACGCGGCCCTGAGGAAACAGTATGA
- the yajC gene encoding preprotein translocase subunit YajC, which translates to MSFFISNAMADAAAPAAGPMGGGFEWIFLVGFLVIFYLMIWRPQAKRAKEQKNLLGSLQKGDEVVTTGGIAGKITKVADDFVVLEVSDTVEMKFQKGAIAATLPKGTLKAI; encoded by the coding sequence ATGAGCTTTTTTATCTCTAATGCCATGGCTGACGCTGCTGCACCTGCTGCAGGCCCAATGGGTGGCGGCTTTGAGTGGATTTTCCTGGTCGGCTTCCTGGTCATTTTCTACCTGATGATCTGGCGTCCACAGGCCAAGCGCGCCAAAGAGCAGAAAAACCTGCTGGGCAGCCTGCAAAAAGGCGACGAAGTTGTGACTACTGGTGGTATCGCCGGCAAAATCACCAAAGTAGCCGATGATTTCGTGGTTCTGGAAGTTTCCGACACCGTGGAAATGAAGTTCCAAAAAGGCGCCATCGCCGCCACGCTGCCAAAAGGCACGCTCAAAGCGATCTAA
- a CDS encoding GNAT family N-acetyltransferase, translating into MQPIPLYRQATTNDLLAVCELGQQLNSLHHQERPDIYAPATEDFARDSMHWQPCINGERQVTFIAEQAGRAVGFVTVQVTQINSPLMQPQRVGRVGSVCVNDSARGQGIGRALMSLAQTWAIEQGATDLRLTVWAFNATALRLYEELGYEMRALEMGKRLDQLP; encoded by the coding sequence ATGCAGCCAATCCCCCTGTATCGCCAGGCAACAACAAACGACCTTCTCGCCGTTTGCGAACTGGGCCAGCAGCTCAACAGTCTTCACCATCAAGAGCGGCCGGACATCTATGCGCCGGCCACCGAAGATTTCGCGCGAGACAGCATGCACTGGCAGCCGTGCATCAACGGTGAGCGCCAAGTCACGTTTATCGCTGAACAAGCTGGCAGAGCGGTCGGGTTCGTCACCGTGCAAGTCACACAGATCAACAGCCCCCTGATGCAACCCCAGCGCGTCGGCCGAGTCGGGTCGGTGTGCGTTAACGACAGCGCTCGCGGCCAAGGTATTGGCCGGGCATTGATGTCACTTGCTCAAACCTGGGCCATCGAACAAGGCGCCACGGATCTGCGACTGACGGTGTGGGCATTCAACGCCACGGCGCTTAGGTTGTACGAAGAATTGGGCTATGAAATGCGCGCCCTCGAAATGGGCAAACGCCTGGATCAGTTGCCCTGA
- a CDS encoding alkaline phosphatase D family protein, producing the protein MPAALPLPDDCTPLPAVLVGPLLRRLEPKRLVMWLVGSRALSLTLRLQGVGDIALNAEHCTVIAVGRHAFVHLIDVPLLDALPCDTLIEYDLLLDNVESGIADWAPHMLYGNAHAPNFVLREQIDQLLHGSCRKPHHPAADGLLCVDRLLAEESDAQQRPALLMMSGDQVYADDVAGPMLRAIHALIKRLGLFDEHLNGAVVSDSATLYDHPASYYHRADLLPELESNETLRERFFGGVRKPIFTSSSADNHLVTFAEVMAMYLLVWSPTPWTLIAPQPPALKPTELARYTLEQTRIDDFKSGLGGSARAMAHLPCLMIFDDHDITDDWNLSAQWEETAYGHPLSKRIIGNALLAYLLCQGWGNNPDAFSGLLEKIRVLSNTGPDHCLDSAVQDDVIDTLLSFQNWHYVLPTSPALVVLDTRTRRWRSEMNLKQPSGLMDWEALSELQQQLLDHPSAIIVSPAPIFGVKLIEAVQKVFSWCGYPLLVDAENWMAHRGAAQVILNIFRHSRTPGNYVVLSGDVHYSFVYEVLIRHRKADPHIWQITSSGIKNEFPRALLAGFDRLNRWLYSPRSPLNWLTKRRRMRIVPYTPEHAQAGERLWNSAGIGHVFFNDQGQPQEIYQHNANGSPKTRMVAPQHDD; encoded by the coding sequence ATGCCTGCTGCCCTGCCATTGCCCGACGACTGCACCCCGCTGCCAGCGGTCCTTGTAGGGCCGCTGTTACGGCGGCTTGAACCGAAGCGCCTGGTGATGTGGCTGGTAGGGTCGAGGGCGCTGTCGCTGACGTTACGTCTGCAAGGTGTGGGCGACATCGCGCTGAATGCCGAGCACTGCACGGTGATTGCGGTCGGCCGGCACGCCTTTGTGCATTTGATCGACGTGCCGCTGTTGGACGCGCTGCCCTGCGACACGCTGATCGAGTACGACCTGTTGCTTGATAACGTGGAGTCTGGCATCGCCGATTGGGCGCCCCATATGCTCTACGGCAACGCCCACGCGCCGAACTTTGTACTGCGTGAACAGATCGATCAACTGCTGCACGGTTCCTGCCGTAAGCCCCACCATCCGGCGGCCGATGGTTTGCTCTGTGTTGATCGCTTGCTCGCTGAAGAGTCCGACGCGCAACAGCGACCGGCACTGTTAATGATGAGCGGCGATCAGGTGTACGCCGACGACGTGGCGGGGCCAATGCTGCGGGCCATACATGCCTTGATCAAACGCCTGGGGTTGTTCGACGAACACCTCAACGGCGCGGTGGTCAGCGACAGCGCAACACTCTACGACCACCCGGCCAGTTACTACCACCGTGCAGATTTGCTACCGGAGCTTGAGAGCAACGAAACACTGCGCGAGCGATTTTTCGGCGGTGTGCGTAAGCCTATTTTCACCAGCAGCAGTGCCGACAACCATCTGGTAACGTTCGCCGAAGTCATGGCCATGTACCTGCTGGTCTGGTCGCCGACCCCCTGGACGCTGATTGCGCCTCAACCACCGGCGCTGAAGCCAACTGAACTTGCGCGCTACACCCTTGAACAGACCCGTATCGATGACTTCAAAAGCGGTCTGGGTGGCAGTGCACGGGCCATGGCGCATCTGCCGTGCCTGATGATTTTCGACGACCACGACATTACCGATGACTGGAACCTTAGCGCGCAGTGGGAGGAAACGGCCTACGGTCACCCGCTCTCCAAGCGCATCATCGGTAACGCGCTGCTTGCCTACCTGCTCTGCCAAGGCTGGGGAAATAACCCGGACGCGTTCAGTGGATTGCTGGAAAAAATCCGTGTTTTGAGCAACACCGGGCCAGACCACTGCCTCGACAGTGCCGTCCAGGACGATGTGATCGACACCCTGCTGAGTTTTCAGAACTGGCACTACGTGCTGCCGACCTCGCCTGCCCTGGTGGTGCTCGACACCCGCACCCGACGCTGGCGCAGCGAGATGAACCTAAAACAACCGTCCGGCCTGATGGACTGGGAGGCCCTTAGCGAACTGCAACAGCAACTTCTGGATCACCCGTCGGCGATCATCGTATCGCCGGCACCGATCTTCGGCGTCAAACTGATCGAAGCGGTACAAAAAGTATTCAGTTGGTGCGGTTATCCACTGCTGGTAGACGCTGAAAACTGGATGGCCCATCGCGGGGCGGCCCAGGTAATCCTGAACATTTTCCGACACTCGCGCACACCCGGTAACTACGTGGTGCTGTCAGGCGACGTGCATTATTCCTTCGTTTACGAAGTGCTGATCCGACATCGCAAGGCCGACCCGCACATTTGGCAGATCACCAGCAGCGGTATCAAAAACGAATTCCCGCGCGCCTTGCTTGCAGGGTTCGACCGCCTCAACCGCTGGCTTTATTCGCCGCGCTCGCCGCTCAACTGGCTGACCAAGAGGCGGCGGATGCGTATTGTTCCGTATACCCCCGAACATGCCCAGGCAGGTGAGCGGCTGTGGAACTCGGCGGGCATCGGACACGTCTTTTTCAATGACCAGGGCCAGCCGCAGGAAATCTATCAGCACAACGCCAACGGCTCGCCGAAAACGCGCATGGTTGCACCGCAACATGATGACTGA
- a CDS encoding LysR family transcriptional regulator, producing MDLFQAMTVYVRVVEAGSMTAAALQCEMSTTMVGNHLRALEQRLGVRLLNRTTRRQRLTEFGTAYYQRCLEVLGLVADSERLAEQALDEPSGTLRITAPLTFGTERLAPALSEFALCCAQVKLDVVLTNRRPDLMEYGFDVAFRLGNLEESNLIARPLIDYTLTMCASKEYLARRGTPDNPHDLQQHDCLAFAYPEGDDWHSVGKNWRLRGPEGEVTVAVSGPMLINSSAGLHQAARTGMGIVMVPDALVEQDLKDGKLVALMQDYQLPSRPMNLVYAQDRYRLPKLRSFVDFALQRWGKHSLG from the coding sequence ATGGACTTGTTCCAGGCAATGACTGTGTACGTCAGAGTGGTGGAAGCCGGCAGCATGACCGCCGCCGCGCTGCAATGCGAAATGTCCACCACCATGGTGGGCAATCACCTGCGGGCCTTGGAGCAACGCCTCGGGGTACGGCTGCTCAACCGCACCACCCGGCGTCAGCGATTGACCGAATTCGGCACCGCCTACTACCAGCGATGCCTTGAAGTGCTGGGGTTGGTGGCCGATTCCGAACGTCTGGCCGAACAGGCGCTGGACGAGCCCAGCGGCACGTTGCGCATCACCGCACCCTTGACCTTTGGCACTGAGCGCCTAGCACCGGCGCTGAGCGAATTTGCCTTGTGCTGTGCGCAGGTCAAGCTGGATGTGGTGCTCACAAACCGGCGTCCGGATCTGATGGAATACGGCTTCGACGTCGCGTTTCGCCTCGGCAATCTGGAAGAGTCCAACCTGATTGCCCGCCCACTCATCGACTACACGCTGACGATGTGTGCGTCGAAGGAATACCTCGCACGCCGAGGAACACCGGACAACCCCCATGACCTTCAACAGCACGACTGCCTGGCCTTTGCCTATCCTGAGGGTGATGACTGGCATTCGGTAGGCAAAAATTGGCGTCTGCGCGGGCCCGAAGGCGAGGTCACTGTCGCAGTGAGCGGTCCGATGCTGATCAACAGTTCGGCGGGTTTGCATCAAGCGGCGCGAACCGGAATGGGCATCGTCATGGTGCCCGACGCGCTGGTGGAGCAAGACCTCAAGGACGGAAAACTGGTGGCATTGATGCAGGATTACCAACTGCCGAGCCGACCAATGAACCTGGTGTACGCCCAGGATCGCTATCGTTTGCCGAAGTTGCGCAGCTTCGTCGACTTCGCCCTGCAGAGGTGGGGCAAGCACTCGTTGGGGTAA
- the tgt gene encoding tRNA guanosine(34) transglycosylase Tgt: MSFELLATDGKARRGRLTFPRGTVETPAFMPVGTYGTVKGMLPRDIVATGAEIILGNTFHLWLRPGTEVIKKHGDLHDFMQWKGPILTDSGGFQVFSLGAMRKIKEEGVTFASPVDGAKVFMGPEESMQVQRDLGSDIVMIFDECTPYPADEDVARVSMELSLRWAQRSKNAHGDNTAALFGIVQGGMHQDLRMRSLEGLDKIGFDGLAIGGLSVGEPKHEMIKVLDYLPGMMPADKPRYLMGVGKPEDLVEGVRRGVDMFDCVMPTRNARNGHLFIDTGVLKIRNAFHRHDDSPLDPTCDCYTCQNFSRAYLHHLDKCGEMLGSMLNTIHNLRHYQVLMAGLRESIQQGTLAAFVDAFYAKRGLPVPPLD, translated from the coding sequence ATGTCGTTTGAACTGCTGGCCACTGATGGCAAGGCGCGTCGCGGTCGTCTGACCTTTCCGCGCGGCACCGTCGAAACACCGGCGTTCATGCCTGTCGGCACTTACGGCACAGTCAAGGGCATGCTGCCACGGGATATCGTCGCCACGGGCGCAGAAATCATCCTGGGCAACACCTTTCACCTGTGGCTGCGCCCTGGCACTGAGGTCATCAAGAAGCACGGTGATTTGCATGACTTTATGCAATGGAAAGGCCCGATTCTGACCGATTCCGGTGGTTTTCAGGTATTCAGCCTGGGCGCCATGCGCAAGATCAAGGAGGAGGGCGTGACCTTCGCCTCCCCGGTAGACGGCGCTAAAGTGTTCATGGGGCCGGAAGAGTCGATGCAAGTCCAGCGTGATCTGGGCTCCGACATCGTCATGATTTTTGACGAATGCACGCCTTACCCCGCTGACGAAGACGTCGCTCGGGTGTCGATGGAGCTGTCGTTGCGCTGGGCCCAGCGTTCGAAAAATGCGCATGGCGATAATACGGCGGCGCTGTTCGGTATTGTTCAGGGCGGCATGCATCAGGACCTGCGCATGCGCTCCCTCGAAGGCCTCGACAAGATTGGCTTCGATGGCCTGGCTATCGGTGGTTTGTCGGTGGGCGAGCCCAAGCACGAGATGATCAAGGTGCTGGATTATCTGCCAGGCATGATGCCGGCTGACAAACCTCGTTACCTTATGGGCGTTGGCAAACCGGAAGATCTGGTTGAGGGTGTGCGCCGCGGTGTGGACATGTTCGATTGCGTGATGCCAACCCGTAATGCCCGCAATGGGCATCTGTTTATTGATACAGGCGTGCTGAAGATCCGTAACGCGTTCCATCGCCATGATGATTCGCCGCTGGATCCGACCTGCGATTGCTACACCTGCCAGAACTTCTCCCGTGCTTATCTGCACCATCTGGACAAGTGCGGCGAAATGCTGGGTAGCATGTTGAATACCATCCACAATTTGCGCCATTACCAGGTGCTTATGGCTGGTTTGCGCGAGTCTATTCAACAGGGTACATTGGCCGCCTTTGTCGATGCCTTCTACGCCAAACGCGGGCTACCTGTTCCGCCTTTGGACTGA